The following are encoded together in the Methanosarcina flavescens genome:
- the ribB gene encoding 3,4-dihydroxy-2-butanone-4-phosphate synthase codes for MSGSTVYNCLTYRNENINRALEALRAGKMIQIYDSDSREGETDLVIPAKAVTFKDVKWMRKDAGGLICVAVDPVASKQLRLPFMAELVREASKTSDMLGEIVEKEGDLKYDSHSSFSLWVNHRNTRTGIPDNERALTIRKIGEITERKLSGDTIHFGDEFRTPGHVALLRAAEGLLDERRGQTELSVALARMAGITPAMVVCEMLDDYSGKALSKEDSKEYGKEHGLVFLEGQEIVEAYMTWTGSE; via the coding sequence ATGAGCGGAAGTACAGTTTACAATTGTCTTACGTATAGAAATGAGAACATCAACAGGGCGCTGGAAGCCCTGAGAGCAGGAAAAATGATCCAGATTTACGATTCGGATTCAAGGGAAGGGGAGACAGACCTTGTAATTCCTGCAAAAGCGGTCACTTTCAAAGATGTAAAATGGATGCGAAAAGACGCAGGCGGTCTCATCTGTGTGGCTGTTGACCCTGTAGCTTCAAAACAGCTCAGGCTGCCTTTTATGGCTGAACTCGTCCGGGAAGCAAGTAAAACAAGTGACATGCTTGGGGAGATAGTGGAAAAGGAAGGCGACCTTAAATATGATTCTCATTCTTCCTTTTCCCTCTGGGTGAATCACAGGAATACCAGAACCGGCATCCCTGACAATGAAAGAGCCCTGACAATCCGGAAAATAGGAGAAATTACAGAAAGAAAGCTGTCTGGAGATACAATCCATTTTGGTGACGAATTCAGAACTCCAGGACATGTTGCGTTGCTCAGGGCTGCAGAAGGACTTTTGGACGAACGAAGAGGACAGACCGAACTCTCAGTTGCACTCGCCCGTATGGCAGGAATTACCCCTGCAATGGTAGTCTGTGAGATGCTGGACGATTATAGCGGAAAGGCACTCTCCAAAGAAGACTCGAAAGAATACGGTAAAGAACATGGACTTGTGTTTCTAGAAGGGCAGGAAATAGTGGAAGCTTATATGACGTGGACAGGTTCGGAATAA
- a CDS encoding winged helix-turn-helix domain-containing protein/riboflavin kinase, which produces MPDIEYLKRLALIGAVNKIIKVSSSEFQKHTGASSKTVARKLKQLEEEGLIERKIVPGGQLIKMTEKGIGILKSEYIQYSKIFSPEPEILELEGKVLKGLGEGKYYVNIPGYRKQFEEKLHFSPFPGTLNVQLTENSSIFQNLLHEMPAVKVEGFNDGERTFGGGKCYPVVVGGIEAAVVAPERTHYPPDLIEIIAPVKLRDALELNDGDRVVIQVKSQVTENQK; this is translated from the coding sequence GTGCCTGACATTGAATACCTGAAAAGACTTGCACTTATAGGAGCAGTAAACAAAATTATCAAGGTCTCATCGAGCGAGTTTCAAAAACATACCGGGGCAAGCTCCAAAACCGTAGCAAGAAAGCTAAAGCAGCTGGAAGAAGAGGGGCTGATAGAAAGGAAGATAGTCCCAGGTGGCCAGTTGATAAAAATGACAGAAAAAGGGATTGGAATTCTTAAGAGCGAGTACATCCAGTACAGCAAGATCTTTTCTCCGGAACCGGAGATTCTGGAGCTGGAAGGAAAGGTACTCAAAGGTCTAGGTGAGGGCAAATATTATGTAAATATACCCGGATACAGAAAGCAGTTTGAAGAAAAACTGCATTTTTCACCTTTTCCCGGGACTCTAAACGTACAACTTACTGAAAATAGTTCGATTTTTCAGAATCTTCTGCATGAAATGCCAGCTGTCAAGGTAGAAGGCTTCAATGACGGGGAACGCACCTTCGGAGGCGGGAAGTGTTATCCGGTCGTTGTTGGAGGTATCGAAGCTGCTGTAGTCGCTCCTGAAAGAACACATTACCCACCGGATTTGATCGAGATTATTGCGCCTGTTAAGCTAAGGGATGCCCTGGAATTAAACGACGGAGATAGAGTTGTAATACAGGTTAAAAGCCAGGTGACGGAGAACCAAAAATGA
- a CDS encoding HVO_0476 family zinc finger protein — MTKEIEVECPSCSPEEEVRHEVLKEGQSPLVRCLECGQVHAAKIKIPKSVTLKVIVSKMDVSNTYKTELDSKTILQVDDELVVDDEETGVVVPILITALDAGGKRVRVARAEDTETIWGRAIDEVTVKFSAQSGTEITEVIEKRVPGDYEFVVGAEEKAGNKRLLITKIKIRDGGFRSRKGDVVLAKYVKRIFARKKGEGSGQRDFRRGPW; from the coding sequence ATGACAAAAGAAATTGAAGTTGAGTGCCCCTCATGTTCTCCGGAAGAAGAGGTAAGGCACGAGGTTCTGAAAGAGGGACAGAGTCCGCTTGTCCGCTGTCTGGAGTGCGGACAGGTGCATGCAGCTAAAATCAAAATCCCTAAATCCGTTACTTTGAAAGTGATAGTTAGCAAGATGGATGTCTCAAACACTTATAAAACTGAACTGGATTCCAAGACGATTCTTCAGGTAGACGACGAGCTGGTTGTGGATGACGAGGAGACAGGAGTGGTAGTACCTATCCTGATTACCGCTCTTGATGCAGGAGGAAAGAGGGTACGGGTTGCCAGAGCGGAAGATACTGAAACAATCTGGGGCAGAGCCATTGATGAGGTAACCGTAAAGTTTTCTGCTCAGTCAGGGACTGAAATAACTGAAGTAATTGAAAAACGCGTGCCTGGAGATTATGAATTTGTAGTAGGAGCCGAAGAAAAAGCGGGAAATAAACGCCTTCTCATAACGAAGATTAAAATAAGGGATGGGGGCTTCCGGTCAAGGAAAGGCGATGTTGTGCTTGCAAAATATGTAAAAAGAATTTTTGCGAGAAAGAAAGGGGAAGGTTCGGGTCAGCGTGATTTCCGAAGAGGGCCGTGGTAA
- a CDS encoding bifunctional nuclease family protein: MGIDIYEDFEEIRVKDVYIVDVFTDPTPVVLLEDTQGKMLPIYIGHLEALSIGNVIKNISPPRPMAHDLMINIFERLEVKIEGVLIDEKIDKIYYARLLLKKDNNVMQFDARPSDCIALALRVGAPIRVRKKVLESSEVEMSRFEGARVINIFG; the protein is encoded by the coding sequence ATGGGCATCGACATCTATGAGGACTTTGAGGAAATTAGAGTCAAGGATGTCTATATAGTCGACGTTTTTACGGACCCAACTCCTGTGGTGCTTCTTGAAGATACACAGGGGAAAATGCTCCCTATATATATAGGGCATCTAGAGGCTCTCTCAATTGGAAATGTGATTAAAAATATTTCTCCGCCCAGACCTATGGCGCATGACCTTATGATTAACATTTTCGAGCGGCTTGAGGTAAAAATCGAGGGTGTATTGATTGATGAAAAGATAGATAAAATCTATTACGCCCGGCTTTTGCTAAAGAAGGATAATAATGTTATGCAATTTGACGCAAGACCAAGCGATTGTATCGCCCTTGCTCTGCGTGTTGGAGCACCGATAAGGGTTAGGAAAAAGGTTCTTGAGAGTTCCGAAGTCGAGATGTCAAGATTTGAAGGCGCCCGCGTGATAAATATTTTCGGTTAG
- the hisF gene encoding imidazole glycerol phosphate synthase subunit HisF codes for MLTKRIIPCLDVTLDRAGGCVVKGVEFVDLKEAGDPVELAKRYNEEGADELVFLDITASAHGRETMIDVIERTADEVFIPLTIGGGISSIDAIRQILRAGADKVSVNTSAVKNPDFIKEASDIFGAQCIVTAIDCKRNLDIKNNPDKTILELEDGTPAWYEVVIYGGREATGIDAVEWARKAEELGSGEILLTSMDRDGTCAGYDLPITRKLSEELDIPIIASGGVGNPQHIYEGFSIGKADAALAASIFHFREYSIKEVKEYLKERGIPVRL; via the coding sequence ATGCTCACCAAAAGAATAATACCATGCCTTGATGTGACCCTTGACAGAGCAGGCGGCTGCGTTGTTAAGGGCGTTGAGTTCGTAGACCTGAAAGAGGCTGGAGACCCTGTGGAACTCGCCAAGCGCTACAATGAAGAGGGCGCAGATGAGCTTGTTTTTCTGGATATCACAGCTTCTGCTCACGGCAGGGAAACCATGATCGATGTGATTGAGAGGACTGCAGACGAGGTTTTCATTCCTCTTACAATTGGAGGGGGAATAAGCTCCATAGACGCAATTCGTCAAATTCTCAGAGCTGGGGCAGATAAAGTCTCAGTTAACACCTCTGCGGTCAAGAACCCTGATTTCATCAAAGAGGCTTCGGATATATTTGGAGCCCAGTGCATTGTTACTGCGATTGATTGCAAGAGAAATCTCGATATAAAAAATAATCCGGACAAAACTATCCTGGAACTTGAGGACGGAACTCCTGCCTGGTATGAAGTGGTAATCTACGGAGGTAGGGAAGCTACAGGAATCGATGCTGTGGAGTGGGCAAGAAAGGCAGAAGAACTGGGTTCCGGGGAAATCTTGCTTACAAGTATGGACAGGGACGGAACATGTGCCGGTTATGACCTGCCAATTACAAGAAAACTCTCAGAAGAGCTCGATATCCCTATTATAGCTTCAGGAGGAGTCGGAAACCCTCAGCACATTTATGAAGGATTCTCAATCGGAAAAGCCGATGCCGCCCTTGCAGCAAGCATTTTCCACTTCAGGGAATACTCAATTAAGGAAGTTAAAGAATATCTTAAGGAACGGGGAATCCCTGTCAGACTCTAA
- a CDS encoding MazG nucleotide pyrophosphohydrolase domain-containing protein, translated as MEVSEFQRIMYELYAHNDRRRGGKATMLWLVEEVGELAEAIRREEPENIEEELADCFAWIGALANLYGVNLEEAFLKKYPGICPTCKQKPCICTD; from the coding sequence ATGGAAGTCTCAGAATTCCAGAGGATAATGTACGAGCTCTATGCACATAACGACAGGAGAAGGGGAGGTAAGGCTACAATGCTCTGGCTTGTTGAGGAAGTAGGAGAACTTGCCGAAGCCATCCGCAGAGAAGAGCCAGAAAATATAGAGGAAGAACTTGCAGACTGCTTCGCCTGGATAGGGGCGCTTGCCAATCTCTACGGCGTGAACCTCGAAGAAGCTTTCCTTAAAAAGTACCCTGGCATATGCCCTACCTGCAAACAAAAACCTTGCATCTGTACGGATTGA
- a CDS encoding DUF3656 domain-containing U32 family peptidase, whose amino-acid sequence MKPKKPELLAPAGGMEAFVAAVENGADAVYVGARAFSARGYASNFSEKELEEAIDYAHLRGVKVYVTVNTLLKEEEVEDALKLLSCLREIGTDAVIVQDLGLISLAGKYLPDLPLHASTQMTLHNSEGIEFVKKLGIERAVLSRESSLEEIRRIKEKTGTEIEVFIHGALCISYSGQCLLSSLIGGRSGNRGFCAQPCRKKYRLYCEGKPIKTTGSYLLSPKDLNTTSGLGALIEAGIESFKIEGRMKRPEYVAGVVRIYRRLIDRYIENPAKYFVFEEEQETLIQLFNRGFTQGYFFENPRWELMSRENPNNRGVPAGTITGYYRRTNRIRVKLSQPLRLGDGIMVENAGIRPEDKGKIISSMYSGKSPVYSAGAGDIVEIPFDSRVPAGSTIYRTYDKKLMDSLKKECESGNLRPKIPVFIKADIAPGMPVRLEVKDRDSNTITIESEYMVEKAEKQPTSKDRIEKQLSKLGNTLFEASELHVSVEGDVFIPVGQLNELRTKAIEQLENLRISRWKRKPIDTLQFFESEEKADLDAGKPVKEKIPTLPMLSVSVYSLEGLKGALAGGADQVYFGEGLFRRPETAGQKESSAQELDAVFENAVSETQNAGKKIYLITPKVVKDSEMRSVERTFFRVRELGADGIVVSNLGTLNLAKARKIPFIADSPLNIFNSHTFALMLQEGAQMTVISPELTVEELKNIVSYGPAECIVHGRLELMESEHCLTGGLLGDDKGLCNAPCRSGKFALIDEKNYEFPLLMDYECRMHLLNSRSLCMLEYIPEILESGVSSIRIETLGMENPDEIRRVTRAYRNAIDAYIDTGKHGKENCEKLGKGFTTGHYFRGVQ is encoded by the coding sequence ATGAAGCCTAAAAAACCGGAACTGCTTGCCCCGGCAGGCGGCATGGAAGCTTTTGTTGCAGCCGTAGAAAACGGAGCGGATGCCGTATACGTTGGAGCCAGGGCTTTCAGTGCTCGGGGGTATGCCTCGAATTTCTCAGAGAAAGAACTTGAGGAGGCCATTGACTATGCTCATCTCAGAGGCGTGAAGGTATATGTAACCGTAAACACGCTGCTTAAGGAAGAAGAAGTGGAAGATGCCCTTAAACTGCTTTCCTGCCTGAGAGAAATAGGAACAGACGCGGTCATAGTCCAGGATCTCGGACTAATCTCGCTTGCAGGAAAATATCTCCCAGATCTTCCACTGCATGCGAGCACACAAATGACCCTTCACAACAGCGAAGGGATCGAGTTTGTAAAAAAACTGGGTATAGAAAGGGCTGTGCTCTCACGAGAGTCTTCACTTGAAGAGATAAGACGGATAAAAGAGAAAACCGGGACTGAAATTGAAGTTTTCATACATGGGGCTCTTTGCATTTCCTATTCCGGCCAGTGCCTTCTTAGCAGCCTTATAGGGGGAAGGAGCGGAAATCGAGGATTCTGTGCCCAACCCTGCCGTAAAAAGTACAGGCTTTACTGTGAAGGGAAACCGATCAAAACAACAGGCAGCTATCTCCTGAGTCCGAAAGATCTTAACACTACCTCAGGCCTGGGAGCTCTTATAGAAGCCGGAATCGAGTCCTTCAAAATTGAAGGGCGCATGAAAAGACCTGAGTATGTAGCAGGCGTTGTCAGAATTTACCGCCGCCTGATTGACAGGTACATTGAAAATCCTGCAAAGTATTTTGTTTTCGAAGAAGAGCAGGAAACACTCATCCAGCTTTTTAACAGGGGTTTTACTCAAGGTTACTTTTTTGAAAATCCACGCTGGGAGCTCATGAGCCGGGAAAATCCGAACAACCGTGGAGTTCCTGCAGGTACGATTACAGGATATTACAGGCGTACAAACCGTATCCGTGTAAAACTCTCGCAGCCCCTTCGTCTGGGAGACGGAATAATGGTTGAAAACGCAGGAATAAGGCCCGAGGATAAAGGGAAAATCATATCTTCAATGTACTCCGGAAAGAGCCCGGTATACAGCGCAGGAGCAGGAGATATAGTAGAGATTCCCTTCGATTCAAGGGTTCCAGCAGGAAGCACAATATACAGGACATATGACAAAAAGCTTATGGACTCCCTCAAAAAAGAATGTGAATCCGGAAACCTGAGACCTAAAATCCCTGTATTCATCAAGGCTGACATTGCACCTGGAATGCCTGTGAGGCTTGAGGTAAAAGACAGGGATTCAAACACAATAACAATTGAATCTGAGTATATGGTTGAGAAGGCTGAAAAGCAGCCTACTTCAAAGGACCGGATAGAAAAGCAGCTCTCAAAACTCGGAAACACGCTTTTTGAGGCTTCTGAACTTCATGTCTCTGTGGAAGGGGACGTTTTTATTCCTGTCGGACAGTTAAACGAACTGAGGACAAAGGCAATAGAGCAACTTGAAAACCTGCGGATTTCCAGGTGGAAACGAAAACCTATCGATACTCTGCAATTCTTTGAATCTGAAGAAAAAGCAGACCTGGATGCAGGAAAACCTGTGAAAGAAAAAATTCCAACGCTTCCTATGCTCTCGGTTTCCGTGTATTCTCTTGAGGGACTTAAAGGGGCGCTTGCGGGTGGAGCCGATCAGGTCTATTTCGGAGAAGGGCTCTTCAGAAGGCCAGAAACTGCAGGGCAAAAAGAAAGCTCTGCACAGGAGCTTGATGCTGTTTTTGAAAATGCGGTTTCAGAGACGCAAAATGCAGGCAAGAAAATTTATCTCATTACCCCAAAAGTCGTGAAAGACTCCGAAATGAGATCTGTCGAAAGAACCTTCTTTCGCGTAAGAGAACTGGGGGCTGATGGCATTGTTGTCTCAAATCTTGGAACTCTGAACCTTGCAAAAGCTAGGAAAATCCCTTTTATTGCAGATAGTCCACTTAATATCTTTAACAGTCACACTTTTGCCCTTATGCTGCAGGAAGGGGCTCAAATGACTGTAATTTCACCAGAACTCACCGTTGAGGAGTTAAAAAATATTGTTTCTTATGGACCTGCAGAGTGCATCGTTCACGGCCGCCTTGAACTCATGGAATCGGAGCACTGCCTTACAGGCGGGCTTCTTGGGGACGATAAAGGTTTGTGCAATGCTCCATGCAGGTCAGGAAAGTTTGCACTGATAGACGAGAAAAACTACGAGTTTCCTCTGCTTATGGACTATGAATGCAGAATGCACCTCCTTAACTCAAGATCACTCTGCATGCTCGAATATATTCCTGAAATCCTTGAAAGCGGAGTTTCAAGTATAAGGATCGAAACTCTGGGGATGGAGAATCCTGACGAAATAAGAAGAGTAACTCGCGCTTACAGGAACGCAATTGATGCATATATTGATACCGGGAAGCATGGAAAGGAAAACTGCGAAAAGCTTGGAAAGGGCTTTACCACAGGACACTATTTTAGAGGTGTACAGTAA
- a CDS encoding nucleoside 2-deoxyribosyltransferase, with amino-acid sequence MEYLDKAIISEKQSPKIFLSGSIRGGRQLLETYRFIFDTLEEAGAEVLTWHVADPELEKVEMRMTEEEIYARDMDLLVRSDALIAEVTVPSTGVGYEICRALVRKIPVLCLYNPNAAVSAMVLGNPDPLLEARAYPDKTSLKNIITEFIRNF; translated from the coding sequence ATGGAATATCTGGATAAAGCAATAATTTCCGAAAAACAAAGCCCGAAAATTTTTCTTTCTGGCTCGATCCGCGGAGGAAGGCAACTGCTTGAGACATACAGGTTTATATTTGATACCCTTGAGGAAGCAGGGGCTGAAGTACTCACCTGGCACGTTGCCGACCCTGAGCTGGAAAAAGTGGAGATGAGGATGACAGAAGAAGAGATTTATGCCAGGGATATGGATTTGCTTGTAAGAAGTGATGCCCTGATTGCAGAGGTTACGGTACCTTCCACCGGGGTGGGTTACGAAATCTGCAGGGCGCTTGTCCGTAAAATTCCTGTGCTCTGTCTCTACAATCCGAACGCAGCAGTTTCGGCAATGGTGCTCGGAAATCCAGATCCTTTGCTTGAGGCAAGGGCTTATCCGGATAAAACCTCACTCAAAAATATTATTACTGAATTTATAAGGAATTTCTGA
- a CDS encoding pro-sigmaK processing inhibitor BofA family protein gives MVVEIIEILVLVLAIVVAFLLYKVLKTATGLAINAVLGVLVLFAAKVFLGLNIAITWVAVIICAIGGIFGALAIIVLNYLKIAFV, from the coding sequence ATGGTAGTTGAAATTATAGAAATTTTAGTACTGGTTCTGGCAATTGTAGTGGCCTTCCTCCTGTATAAAGTCCTGAAGACCGCAACTGGCCTTGCAATAAATGCAGTACTCGGGGTCTTAGTCCTGTTCGCAGCAAAAGTTTTTCTTGGACTTAACATTGCAATTACGTGGGTGGCAGTTATTATCTGTGCAATAGGCGGCATTTTCGGAGCGCTTGCCATAATTGTGTTAAACTATTTGAAAATAGCATTCGTATAA
- a CDS encoding class I SAM-dependent methyltransferase, protein MYKSDAYSLSSSQATPAKNHFLAWDREYAHLKWGGPAPVRDIQAHLLPGSRVLDAGSGNGRYLGELARHYDAIGIDVSLTALKASRAQIVRSGRFAEHLGADVSELPLKAHAFDGILCYGVLQHLFKEERESAVREFHYILRKGGFVLFEAFGCEDMRCGGEISTPYEERTFARQSGIIYHYFTKGEVRALFGRFEVIELEEVIKEKTFRGETYRRHLVRGIFRKS, encoded by the coding sequence ATGTATAAATCGGATGCTTACAGCCTCTCAAGTTCTCAGGCAACGCCTGCAAAAAATCACTTCCTTGCCTGGGACAGGGAATATGCCCACCTGAAATGGGGCGGGCCTGCACCTGTCCGGGATATACAGGCTCATCTTCTGCCCGGGTCCAGGGTGCTTGATGCCGGATCAGGGAATGGCAGATACCTTGGTGAACTTGCAAGGCATTACGACGCAATTGGAATTGATGTTTCTTTAACTGCCCTTAAAGCTTCCAGAGCTCAGATAGTACGGAGCGGCAGGTTTGCTGAACATCTCGGGGCAGATGTGTCAGAACTTCCTCTCAAAGCCCATGCTTTTGACGGAATTCTCTGTTATGGAGTGCTCCAGCACCTCTTCAAAGAAGAAAGAGAATCCGCAGTCAGGGAGTTTCATTACATACTCAGGAAAGGCGGGTTTGTTTTATTTGAAGCCTTCGGCTGTGAGGATATGCGCTGCGGGGGAGAAATTTCAACCCCTTATGAGGAAAGGACTTTTGCCCGACAAAGTGGTATAATTTACCATTATTTTACCAAAGGGGAAGTAAGGGCACTTTTCGGGAGATTTGAGGTCATCGAGCTAGAAGAGGTAATAAAAGAAAAAACATTCAGAGGAGAAACTTATAGAAGGCATCTGGTAAGAGGAATCTTCCGGAAATCCTGA
- the lysS gene encoding lysine--tRNA ligase, with amino-acid sequence MVDTIHWADVIAEDVLKKGDKHLVATGITPSGHIHIGNMREVVTADAAYRSLIDKGADANFIYIADNYDPLRKVYPFLPESYAEYVGKPISEIPCPCGNCANYAEHFLKPFLEALRRLGINPQVYRADEMYRAGRYTEAIKTALVKRDAIARILEEVSGKTVAPDWNPFNPRCNQCGRITTTKVTDFDLEAEIVGYVCACGHSGTVPMAGGGKLTWRVDWPARWAVLGVTVEPFGKDHASKGGSYDTGKRIVKEIFGHEPPYPIVYEWIMLGKQGAMSSSTGVVISISDMLEVVPPEVLRYLIIRTKPEKHIQFDPGQPLLTLVDEYERLRTLFRENNPSLGVFQSRVYELSRATGICQSEVPFKQMVTIYQVARGDFDQILKIVKRSGFSIEDKKCIKELTKNVSKWLKLYAPPFAKFNVKEKVPVQAATLSEPQKAFLSAIADLIETRGEISGEEYHMLIYSAKDEGSELNRLIAEKLNNPAPQVDPRELFKAIYISILGQNSGPKAGWFLSSFEKEFLVERFKEASTYSPEKQE; translated from the coding sequence ATGGTTGATACAATTCACTGGGCAGACGTCATAGCCGAAGACGTGTTAAAAAAAGGCGACAAGCACCTTGTTGCTACAGGCATCACTCCATCAGGGCACATTCACATAGGCAACATGAGAGAAGTCGTGACTGCCGATGCAGCTTATAGATCGCTTATTGATAAAGGAGCAGATGCTAATTTCATTTATATTGCAGATAATTACGATCCCCTGCGCAAAGTTTATCCGTTCCTTCCCGAAAGTTATGCTGAATACGTGGGAAAACCGATATCTGAAATTCCCTGCCCCTGCGGAAATTGCGCAAATTATGCCGAGCATTTTCTGAAACCTTTCCTGGAAGCCCTCAGGCGCCTGGGAATCAATCCGCAGGTTTACAGGGCAGATGAAATGTACAGGGCAGGCAGATACACCGAAGCAATAAAAACTGCCCTGGTTAAAAGGGATGCTATTGCAAGAATCCTTGAGGAAGTCTCGGGGAAGACTGTAGCACCGGATTGGAACCCTTTCAACCCGAGATGCAACCAGTGTGGAAGGATTACAACAACAAAGGTTACGGATTTTGATCTTGAGGCTGAGATTGTGGGTTATGTCTGTGCATGTGGGCACTCCGGTACTGTGCCAATGGCAGGGGGAGGAAAACTCACCTGGCGCGTAGACTGGCCTGCTCGCTGGGCGGTTTTAGGAGTAACAGTCGAACCTTTTGGGAAAGATCACGCTTCAAAGGGTGGTTCTTACGATACTGGAAAGAGGATAGTAAAAGAGATTTTCGGGCACGAACCTCCTTATCCTATTGTCTATGAGTGGATAATGCTTGGAAAGCAGGGTGCAATGTCCTCTTCTACTGGAGTTGTCATCTCGATTTCGGATATGCTTGAAGTTGTGCCTCCTGAGGTTCTTCGCTATTTGATTATACGCACAAAACCTGAGAAACATATCCAGTTCGATCCTGGACAACCGCTTCTAACCCTTGTTGACGAATACGAAAGGCTCAGAACGCTGTTCAGGGAAAACAATCCTTCGCTTGGGGTTTTCCAAAGTCGAGTTTATGAGCTTTCCAGGGCAACAGGCATCTGCCAGTCTGAAGTTCCTTTCAAGCAGATGGTGACAATCTATCAGGTAGCAAGAGGGGACTTTGACCAGATATTGAAAATTGTAAAACGCTCAGGCTTTTCAATTGAAGATAAAAAGTGTATAAAGGAACTTACAAAAAATGTCTCTAAATGGCTTAAACTCTATGCTCCACCTTTTGCCAAGTTTAATGTGAAAGAGAAGGTGCCTGTGCAGGCTGCAACCCTATCCGAGCCCCAGAAAGCTTTCCTTTCAGCCATTGCAGATCTTATAGAAACCAGAGGGGAAATTAGCGGTGAAGAATATCATATGCTGATCTATTCCGCAAAAGATGAGGGTTCAGAACTGAACAGGCTGATTGCAGAAAAGTTAAATAATCCTGCTCCGCAGGTGGACCCCAGGGAGCTTTTCAAAGCAATTTATATCTCAATACTTGGGCAAAACTCGGGCCCCAAAGCTGGGTGGTTCCTGTCTTCCTTTGAGAAGGAATTCCTGGTAGAAAGATTCAAAGAAGCCTCAACCTACAGCCCTGAAAAACAAGAATAA
- a CDS encoding PepSY domain-containing protein encodes MLAISVTGCTSTENATTDTADEAASPATSAPSPADGNTTGIGNIITMEEAKEIALTDAGLTEANVTFVKTELDTDNGRQEYEIEFYSGNKEYDYEIDASTGEILSFDSDVENYSISSNMQLGQTNTYIGEEKARSIALARVPGATESNIRLHLDTEDGVAVYEGSIVYNNVEYEFEIDAATGKIVKWSSEPVFDD; translated from the coding sequence TTGTTAGCAATTAGTGTTACTGGCTGTACATCTACAGAGAACGCGACAACGGACACTGCTGATGAAGCAGCATCCCCAGCAACTTCTGCACCCTCTCCCGCAGATGGGAATACTACCGGCATAGGCAATATTATCACTATGGAAGAAGCAAAGGAAATAGCTCTTACTGATGCCGGACTTACAGAAGCTAATGTTACTTTTGTTAAAACAGAGCTTGACACTGACAATGGTAGACAGGAGTATGAAATCGAGTTTTATAGCGGTAATAAGGAGTATGATTATGAGATTGATGCGTCTACCGGAGAAATTTTAAGTTTTGACTCTGATGTGGAAAACTATTCGATATCAAGCAATATGCAATTAGGCCAGACTAACACGTATATTGGTGAAGAAAAAGCCAGGTCCATTGCACTTGCGAGAGTTCCAGGAGCAACGGAATCCAATATTCGGCTTCATCTGGATACAGAAGACGGAGTGGCTGTATATGAAGGATCTATTGTTTATAACAATGTGGAGTACGAATTTGAAATTGATGCAGCTACTGGAAAAATTGTAAAATGGAGCTCTGAACCTGTTTTTGACGATTGA